One part of the Anaeromyxobacter sp. Fw109-5 genome encodes these proteins:
- a CDS encoding DUF5996 family protein, with translation MEFDTPRPPRAHRALRRPLAVAMPLEPRTVRAFYAEYLALLRDLGIEVRLWPVPVEVPDPIPRPRTRSTESSTTSRPLRSFWEVLRRSDAALTSSLESRARRVAER, from the coding sequence ATGGAATTCGACACGCCTCGTCCGCCGCGTGCTCACCGCGCGCTGCGACGACCGCTCGCGGTCGCGATGCCGCTCGAGCCGCGGACGGTGCGTGCGTTCTACGCGGAGTACCTGGCGCTCCTCCGGGACCTCGGGATCGAGGTTCGTCTGTGGCCCGTCCCGGTCGAGGTGCCGGATCCGATACCCCGACCGCGGACGAGGTCCACCGAGAGTAGTACGACGTCGCGGCCGCTCCGCAGTTTCTGGGAGGTCCTGCGTAGGAGCGACGCGGCGCTAACGAGTTCGTTGGAAAGCAGAGCCCGGCGCGTTGCAGAACGCTAG
- a CDS encoding SEC-C metal-binding domain-containing protein: MAGRPKLDVLVRFLEACAAFWSARPWELLGSDDPVPVALTERGRTRRAEASVMGAAGQEFGVALYDEPGSIRRVAALVTVGRMKETRGVSALAVTFDEEPAWAATALDAAFGLPRLPVPIRVRKGKGGPTTTEELLEAAALLEAVAELSSHDDAEHAEVIVEAGGHAITARVALPDDEGDAIEDDLAEPMLVPEPIPATGRSKSPRNAPCPCGSGKKYKKCHLAEEEAREAAARGTGLEAEEARAHARRLTERDPIHGLDERITADALALARRRWGREFDPDGALLAIGLDYQSTQALLGWSSGHYRGPDDRTALDLYLEERGRALDAEGRALVEAQRRAWFSYHEVVSAEPGRTITLRDLLAGGERTVEEKSASRTVRPRDVLLARIIDLGSRAILAGCYLRPLPPREGDEARRRLRSAVRVRAAKVPADKLREATAGGTLFRIWLEIVDAADARPLPNLQNTDGADLILTVDRFDVAAAKAHEVVAALLDLPDARRDEGGVDGAITVSFVREGNAKGVLPTTLIGRAILEGSLLRLETNSMQRADRLRRLVSERLGALASFRIREHADPVAHLAEGAGRSARPAAPEPMPPEVLEVVRRMQAEHYRSWLDEEIPALGGLTPREAAKRKGAPRKSLELLLAELEHAEAGQPEQQRFDVSVLRRELGVR, encoded by the coding sequence ATGGCGGGCCGCCCGAAGCTGGACGTCCTCGTCCGGTTCCTGGAGGCGTGCGCGGCGTTCTGGAGCGCGCGCCCGTGGGAGCTCCTCGGGTCCGACGATCCGGTTCCGGTGGCGCTCACCGAGCGGGGCCGGACACGCAGGGCCGAGGCCTCGGTGATGGGCGCAGCCGGGCAGGAGTTCGGCGTCGCGCTCTACGACGAGCCGGGATCGATCCGTCGCGTCGCCGCGCTCGTGACCGTGGGCCGAATGAAGGAGACGCGAGGCGTCTCCGCGCTCGCCGTCACGTTCGACGAGGAGCCGGCGTGGGCAGCGACGGCGCTCGACGCCGCGTTCGGCCTTCCCCGCCTGCCGGTGCCGATCCGGGTGAGGAAGGGCAAGGGCGGCCCGACGACGACGGAGGAGCTGCTCGAGGCCGCGGCCCTTCTCGAAGCGGTGGCCGAGCTTTCCAGCCACGACGATGCGGAGCACGCCGAGGTGATCGTCGAGGCGGGCGGCCATGCGATCACTGCTCGCGTGGCCCTACCGGACGATGAGGGCGACGCGATCGAAGACGATCTCGCCGAGCCGATGCTCGTGCCCGAGCCCATCCCTGCCACCGGCCGGTCGAAGAGCCCGCGAAATGCGCCGTGCCCGTGTGGCTCGGGGAAGAAGTACAAGAAGTGCCATCTCGCGGAGGAGGAGGCGCGCGAGGCGGCCGCGCGCGGCACGGGGCTGGAGGCGGAAGAGGCCCGCGCCCACGCGCGGCGGCTCACCGAGCGCGACCCCATCCACGGGCTCGACGAGAGGATCACCGCCGACGCACTCGCGCTCGCGCGGCGGCGGTGGGGGCGCGAGTTCGATCCCGACGGAGCACTGTTGGCGATCGGCCTCGACTACCAGTCCACCCAGGCGCTCCTCGGCTGGTCGTCTGGACACTACCGGGGCCCGGACGACCGGACCGCGCTCGACCTCTACCTCGAGGAGCGCGGCCGTGCCCTGGACGCGGAGGGTCGCGCGCTCGTCGAGGCGCAGCGCAGGGCCTGGTTCAGCTACCACGAGGTCGTCTCGGCGGAACCGGGCCGAACGATCACGCTGCGCGATCTGCTCGCGGGCGGAGAGCGTACGGTCGAGGAGAAGAGCGCGTCGCGAACGGTCCGGCCGCGCGACGTGCTCCTCGCGCGAATCATCGATCTCGGAAGCCGCGCCATCCTCGCAGGCTGCTACTTGCGTCCCCTGCCACCGCGCGAGGGCGACGAGGCGCGGCGCCGCCTCCGGTCGGCGGTCCGGGTCCGCGCCGCGAAGGTGCCCGCGGACAAGCTCCGCGAGGCGACCGCCGGCGGGACGCTCTTCCGGATCTGGCTGGAGATCGTGGACGCGGCCGATGCCCGCCCACTGCCCAACCTTCAGAACACCGACGGCGCGGATCTCATCCTCACCGTCGATCGGTTTGACGTTGCCGCAGCGAAGGCGCACGAGGTCGTCGCCGCGCTCCTGGACCTTCCCGACGCACGGCGGGATGAGGGAGGGGTGGACGGGGCCATCACCGTCTCGTTCGTTCGGGAGGGGAACGCCAAGGGCGTGCTGCCGACGACGCTCATCGGTCGCGCCATCCTCGAAGGAAGCCTTCTCCGGCTCGAGACCAACTCGATGCAGCGGGCCGACCGGCTACGCCGGCTCGTCTCCGAGCGGCTCGGGGCGCTCGCGTCCTTCCGCATCCGCGAGCACGCCGATCCCGTTGCCCACCTCGCCGAAGGGGCGGGTCGGAGCGCGCGACCCGCGGCGCCCGAACCGATGCCGCCGGAGGTGCTCGAGGTCGTGAGGCGGATGCAGGCCGAGCACTACCGAAGCTGGCTCGACGAGGAGATCCCGGCCCTCGGCGGACTGACGCCGCGTGAGGCGGCGAAGCGGAAAGGGGCGCCGAGGAAGAGCCTCGAGCTGCTACTCGCCGAGCTCGAGCACGCCGAGGCGGGGCAGCCCGAGCAGCAGCGGTTCGACGTCTCCGTTCTGCGACGCGAGCTCGGGGTCCGGTAG
- a CDS encoding Rrf2 family transcriptional regulator, giving the protein MRTDTRLSRVLHVLMHMARSNGPFTSEHMAEMLGTNPVVVRRMMGAVREAGYVRAEKGRGGGWTIACDLGTTTLRDVYQAVGSPTLFAIGSGGSNSSCAVERAVNGALRDAVRSAQELLLARLGQVTLADLAAAFEQVCKDTGHSTAATRTERRTSTLRSKLRTKSGRVPHPA; this is encoded by the coding sequence ATGAGGACCGACACTCGCCTGTCGCGCGTACTGCACGTGCTCATGCACATGGCGCGCAGCAATGGGCCATTCACCTCGGAACACATGGCCGAGATGCTGGGCACCAATCCCGTCGTCGTGCGCCGAATGATGGGCGCGGTGAGGGAAGCTGGCTACGTGCGTGCGGAGAAGGGCCGTGGCGGAGGCTGGACGATAGCGTGTGACCTGGGCACGACGACGCTGAGAGATGTCTACCAGGCCGTCGGCAGCCCGACGCTGTTCGCGATTGGAAGCGGCGGCTCCAATTCCTCGTGTGCGGTGGAACGTGCGGTAAATGGCGCGTTGAGAGACGCGGTGCGCAGCGCACAGGAGTTGCTACTCGCGCGCCTCGGGCAAGTCACCTTGGCGGATCTTGCCGCGGCCTTCGAGCAGGTCTGCAAGGACACGGGTCATTCGACCGCGGCGACGAGGACCGAACGCCGCACGAGCACTCTACGATCGAAGCTGCGTACGAAATCCGGGCGCGTCCCACACCCAGCCTAG
- a CDS encoding NAD(P)H-dependent oxidoreductase — translation MNVLVVLGHPKQGSFNHALADAAVATLRSGGHEVAFHDLYQERFDPVLPAEEIRSADGLPPLVAEHCRAVSACDGIVIVHPNWWGQPPAILKGWVDRVVRGGVAYRFDEGDSGEGVPIPLLRARAALVLNTTDTPLEREHAEFGDPLDTIWKNCILRYCGVRTVVRRTYGVVVTSTPEMRRRWLDDTVAEVRALFPADARALRR, via the coding sequence ATGAACGTCCTCGTCGTCCTCGGCCACCCGAAGCAGGGCAGCTTCAATCACGCGCTCGCGGATGCGGCCGTGGCGACGTTGCGGTCGGGCGGCCATGAGGTCGCGTTCCACGACCTGTACCAGGAGCGCTTCGACCCTGTGCTGCCGGCTGAGGAGATCCGGAGCGCGGACGGGCTCCCCCCGCTCGTCGCGGAGCACTGCCGCGCAGTCTCCGCGTGTGACGGCATCGTCATCGTGCATCCGAACTGGTGGGGGCAGCCGCCGGCGATCCTCAAAGGATGGGTGGACCGGGTGGTCCGCGGGGGCGTCGCGTATCGGTTCGACGAGGGAGACTCGGGCGAGGGCGTGCCCATCCCGCTTCTCCGCGCGCGCGCTGCGCTGGTCCTCAACACGACGGACACGCCGCTCGAGCGGGAGCACGCCGAGTTCGGCGACCCGCTCGACACGATCTGGAAGAACTGCATCCTTCGGTACTGCGGCGTCCGAACCGTGGTGCGAAGGACGTACGGAGTCGTCGTGACGAGCACGCCCGAGATGCGACGCCGCTGGCTCGACGACACGGTGGCCGAAGTGCGGGCGCTGTTCCCCGCCGATGCGCGCGCTCTGCGGCGCTGA
- a CDS encoding SDR family NAD(P)-dependent oxidoreductase, with protein MVAGASRGIGAATARAFAAAGAAVALAARDGAALNGVVESIRAEGGDAMAIPTDVGDAGAVAHLVAETTRVFGRLDAAFNNATDGPPPAPLADLDPDDFDRGIRADVRGTFLGMKYEIPAMLRSGGGAIVNMASLAALYGFTGLGAYVAGKSGIIGLTRVAALDYADRGIRVNVVAPGPILTHHLERAGEEAQRQAASATPMGRIGRVEEVAAAVLWLCSEQASFITGVTLPIDGGQSAGLKPSRVYRAGEPMEKKQVP; from the coding sequence ATGGTCGCGGGCGCGAGCCGTGGAATCGGCGCCGCCACGGCCCGCGCGTTCGCGGCAGCGGGGGCCGCGGTTGCGCTGGCCGCCCGGGACGGAGCAGCGCTCAATGGCGTGGTGGAGAGCATTCGCGCGGAGGGCGGCGACGCCATGGCCATCCCGACCGACGTGGGGGACGCCGGAGCTGTCGCTCACCTCGTCGCCGAGACGACCCGGGTGTTCGGGCGCCTCGACGCCGCGTTCAACAACGCGACGGACGGCCCTCCGCCCGCGCCGCTCGCAGACCTCGACCCGGACGACTTCGACCGCGGCATCCGCGCGGACGTACGCGGCACCTTTCTGGGCATGAAGTACGAGATACCGGCCATGTTGCGGTCGGGCGGCGGCGCCATCGTGAACATGGCCTCGCTGGCTGCCCTGTACGGGTTCACGGGGCTCGGCGCCTACGTGGCGGGTAAGTCCGGAATCATCGGCCTCACCCGCGTCGCTGCGCTCGACTATGCGGATCGAGGGATTCGCGTGAACGTCGTGGCGCCCGGGCCCATCCTGACTCATCACCTCGAGCGCGCCGGGGAGGAGGCGCAACGGCAAGCCGCTTCCGCCACGCCGATGGGGCGCATAGGGCGGGTCGAGGAAGTCGCCGCCGCCGTCCTGTGGCTCTGCTCCGAGCAGGCGTCGTTCATCACCGGCGTGACCCTCCCCATCGACGGCGGCCAGTCCGCTGGTCTGAAGCCCTCGCGCGTGTATCGGGCAGGAGAACCGATGGAGAAGAAGCAGGTGCCGTGA
- a CDS encoding SgcJ/EcaC family oxidoreductase, translated as MESTQGFGMQEEKAEPALETAWKKFTEAFNRFDAKEVASCWAEDGTLITPSGEVGRGRAGVETAYRHDCETILSGTRSRFDISSVRRLGSELAFLDLDHELQNFRMPDGTTQTMKLHLVVLAKRSGNGWQWLDARPYAFLPKPPSIH; from the coding sequence ATGGAATCGACACAAGGCTTCGGGATGCAAGAGGAGAAGGCGGAGCCGGCGCTCGAGACCGCCTGGAAGAAGTTCACCGAAGCGTTCAACCGGTTCGACGCGAAGGAGGTGGCGTCATGCTGGGCGGAGGACGGGACCCTCATCACGCCCAGCGGGGAGGTCGGCAGGGGCCGGGCGGGCGTGGAGACCGCGTACCGCCACGACTGCGAGACCATCCTGAGCGGCACGAGATCCCGGTTCGACATCTCGTCCGTGCGGCGGCTGGGATCGGAGCTCGCGTTCCTGGACCTCGATCACGAGCTCCAGAACTTCAGGATGCCCGATGGCACCACCCAGACGATGAAACTCCACCTGGTGGTCCTCGCGAAGAGGAGCGGAAACGGCTGGCAATGGCTGGACGCGCGCCCCTACGCGTTCCTCCCGAAGCCGCCCTCGATCCACTGA
- a CDS encoding ester cyclase — MAEDNLQRMKTLDDAWNNQDWEVFRKRHSPDTQVFWPGQPDPTRGRDAHHAESEAFFKSIENQLENNPYKVMFASGEWTCTIAKWKGKMIGPWKDLSGEVHPPTGKSFELEFCTVARWKNGEIVEEKLFYDQVSFLRQIGLL; from the coding sequence ATGGCGGAAGACAACCTGCAGCGGATGAAGACGCTCGACGATGCCTGGAACAACCAGGACTGGGAGGTCTTCAGGAAGCGCCACTCGCCGGACACGCAGGTGTTCTGGCCCGGCCAGCCAGACCCCACGCGCGGTCGCGACGCACACCATGCGGAGTCGGAGGCCTTCTTCAAGTCGATCGAGAACCAGCTCGAGAACAATCCCTACAAGGTGATGTTCGCTTCGGGCGAGTGGACCTGCACGATCGCGAAGTGGAAGGGGAAGATGATCGGGCCGTGGAAGGATCTCAGCGGCGAGGTGCATCCCCCCACGGGCAAGTCGTTCGAGCTCGAGTTCTGCACGGTCGCGCGCTGGAAGAACGGCGAGATCGTGGAGGAGAAGCTCTTCTACGACCAGGTCAGCTTCCTGCGGCAGATCGGGTTGCTGTAG
- a CDS encoding bifunctional 2-polyprenyl-6-hydroxyphenol methylase/3-demethylubiquinol 3-O-methyltransferase UbiG, whose amino-acid sequence MPQQSPNAFWEQRYSAAGKIWSGRVNAVLEKIAAGLTPARALDIGSGEGADVLWLASRGWDATGVEISATAVLRSEAAARAQKLVERAHFEVQDLSRWTPSHHYDLVTASFFQSPVELNRTGILRRAASAVAEGGHLLVTSHAAPPSWSRMAEDPADPTKFPRPQSEVESLGLDGGGWQLLIAEIWERPGRGPEGQEATMKDTVVLARRR is encoded by the coding sequence ATGCCGCAACAGAGTCCAAACGCGTTCTGGGAACAGCGATACTCGGCCGCCGGGAAGATCTGGTCGGGACGGGTCAATGCAGTGCTCGAGAAGATCGCAGCCGGCCTCACGCCAGCGCGGGCGCTCGACATCGGTAGCGGCGAAGGCGCCGACGTCCTCTGGCTCGCCTCGAGAGGCTGGGACGCGACCGGCGTCGAGATCTCCGCCACTGCCGTTCTCCGTTCAGAGGCGGCCGCTCGAGCCCAGAAGCTGGTGGAGCGAGCGCACTTCGAGGTCCAGGACCTCAGCCGTTGGACGCCCTCTCACCACTACGACCTGGTGACCGCATCGTTCTTCCAGTCGCCCGTCGAGCTGAATCGCACCGGCATCCTCAGGCGCGCCGCATCAGCGGTCGCCGAGGGCGGACACCTGCTCGTCACCTCGCACGCGGCACCGCCGTCGTGGTCTCGCATGGCTGAGGATCCTGCCGATCCCACGAAGTTTCCTCGTCCCCAGTCCGAGGTCGAGAGCCTCGGTCTCGATGGTGGGGGCTGGCAACTCCTCATCGCAGAGATCTGGGAGCGCCCCGGACGAGGGCCGGAGGGGCAGGAGGCGACCATGAAGGACACCGTGGTTCTGGCTCGTCGTCGGTAG
- a CDS encoding glycoside hydrolase family 3 C-terminal domain-containing protein encodes MDAAGQVTGAVERPKGEGHIMWSELRAVTVVGLLSLGVSCGRSVDAESGAQQSGLPWMNTSLTAEQRADLLIPQMTLEQKVQQISNDTRPAEKDENRPPGCEFTQIARHIQGIPELAIPTVRMINGGTGVRGGSCLPEPVATAVPSTPASAATFNPELNRQLGEVLGAEARSVGHQVMLAPGMNLHRHPFGGRNYEYQSEDPYLSGVMATEQIKGIQAHGIHANAKHFAANEQESQRRQMATVVPPRALHELYLLPFEMSVRDAQPASIMCAFPEINGVSACSNEDLLKTTLRERWGFQGYVMSDRRAVHDVAPSIKAGVDWELSHITPLHYSLEPQRGQRGNPGSEGIRAALDAGTITVGDIDQMLRRRYVQMFKFGHFDTDFDALYGSPVDFVAHAAVARELAEQGIVLLKNEQGFLPLEPKEIRSIALIGAEWFAGQAKLPPRSIRADNVGVVAPFTVSPQEGLEHVLITLGSPATVTYDSAGGTGKKEDRERAIELARKSDVVIVMVGDNPHELCDRETLSLPVIPPADPNFCAYDELEEGEYVLQRPERGEGTQQEMLMAELSADPEVAKKTVVVLKTEGMVLMPWLDKVPALVEAWYPGQSDGLAVANILFGLRNPSGKLPMTFGNSEREAAHETTAQFPGLWVGPPHWLATPSNSNEPGGDPSPTLEGQKRFSAQYSEGLQVGYRWYEANNVKPVFPFGFGLSYTTFAYADLSVQTVAGPQGQNVLNVSYRITNTGTRQGAEASQVYLTLPPEAGQPSKRLVGFQKVDLMPGESRQVTVTVDESAANHPLSYWVPEKDVPEPGWGRGEWRTAPGSYTVHVGTSSAETPLQQAVSVAAGVPRR; translated from the coding sequence GTGGACGCGGCGGGGCAGGTCACGGGCGCGGTCGAGCGGCCAAAGGGTGAGGGGCACATCATGTGGAGTGAATTGCGTGCAGTGACCGTGGTCGGTCTTCTGTCGTTGGGCGTGAGTTGCGGCCGAAGCGTCGATGCTGAGTCCGGGGCGCAGCAGTCCGGTCTCCCCTGGATGAACACCAGCCTCACCGCTGAGCAACGCGCGGACCTGCTCATCCCGCAGATGACGCTCGAGCAGAAGGTCCAGCAGATCTCCAACGACACGCGGCCTGCGGAGAAGGACGAGAATCGGCCGCCGGGCTGTGAGTTCACGCAGATCGCCCGCCACATCCAGGGCATTCCCGAGCTCGCGATCCCGACCGTCCGCATGATCAACGGCGGGACGGGCGTGCGCGGCGGAAGCTGCCTCCCGGAGCCCGTGGCGACGGCAGTGCCGTCCACGCCAGCGAGCGCGGCCACGTTCAACCCAGAGCTCAACCGTCAGCTCGGCGAGGTGCTCGGCGCCGAGGCGCGGAGCGTCGGGCACCAGGTGATGCTCGCGCCCGGAATGAACCTCCATCGCCACCCATTCGGTGGACGCAACTACGAATATCAGAGTGAGGATCCGTACCTGTCCGGCGTGATGGCCACCGAGCAGATCAAGGGCATCCAGGCCCACGGCATTCACGCGAACGCGAAGCACTTCGCCGCGAACGAGCAGGAATCCCAGCGCCGTCAGATGGCGACGGTCGTGCCGCCGCGCGCGCTGCACGAGCTCTACCTGCTGCCCTTCGAGATGTCGGTCCGGGACGCTCAGCCAGCGTCGATCATGTGCGCCTTTCCGGAGATCAACGGCGTCTCCGCATGCTCGAACGAGGATCTGCTCAAGACGACGCTCCGCGAGCGCTGGGGGTTCCAGGGATACGTGATGTCCGACCGGCGAGCCGTGCACGACGTCGCGCCGTCGATCAAGGCCGGGGTGGACTGGGAGCTTTCCCACATCACGCCGCTGCACTACTCGCTCGAGCCACAGCGCGGACAGCGCGGGAACCCGGGGAGCGAAGGCATCAGGGCCGCCCTGGACGCGGGCACCATCACCGTCGGCGACATCGACCAGATGCTCCGGCGTCGTTACGTCCAGATGTTCAAGTTCGGCCACTTCGACACCGACTTCGACGCGCTCTACGGGTCCCCGGTCGACTTCGTCGCCCACGCGGCGGTGGCTCGCGAGCTCGCGGAGCAGGGCATCGTCCTGCTCAAGAACGAGCAGGGCTTCCTGCCGCTCGAACCCAAGGAGATCCGGTCGATCGCGCTCATCGGCGCGGAGTGGTTCGCCGGCCAGGCGAAGCTGCCCCCCCGGTCCATTCGCGCGGACAACGTAGGGGTCGTCGCGCCCTTCACTGTGAGTCCGCAAGAGGGGCTGGAGCACGTCCTCATCACGCTGGGCTCCCCGGCCACGGTCACCTACGACAGCGCCGGCGGTACCGGCAAGAAGGAGGACCGGGAGAGGGCCATCGAGCTCGCAAGGAAATCCGACGTCGTGATCGTCATGGTGGGCGACAACCCGCACGAGCTGTGCGACCGGGAGACCTTGAGCTTGCCGGTCATTCCTCCCGCGGATCCGAACTTCTGCGCGTACGACGAGCTGGAGGAGGGCGAGTACGTCCTGCAGCGGCCGGAGAGAGGCGAGGGGACGCAGCAGGAGATGCTCATGGCGGAGCTGTCGGCGGATCCAGAGGTCGCGAAGAAGACGGTGGTCGTCCTCAAGACCGAGGGCATGGTCCTCATGCCGTGGCTCGACAAGGTGCCGGCGCTCGTCGAGGCCTGGTACCCGGGGCAGTCGGACGGCCTCGCGGTCGCGAACATCCTCTTCGGCTTGCGCAATCCCTCGGGGAAGCTGCCCATGACGTTCGGCAACTCGGAAAGGGAAGCCGCTCACGAGACGACGGCGCAGTTCCCCGGGCTGTGGGTCGGCCCGCCGCACTGGCTGGCGACCCCGTCGAACAGCAACGAGCCGGGCGGAGATCCTTCGCCGACGCTGGAGGGCCAGAAGCGGTTCTCCGCGCAGTACAGCGAGGGGCTGCAGGTGGGGTACCGGTGGTACGAGGCCAACAACGTGAAACCCGTGTTCCCGTTCGGCTTCGGCCTGTCGTACACGACGTTCGCGTACGCTGACCTATCGGTTCAAACGGTCGCCGGCCCGCAGGGCCAGAACGTCCTGAACGTCTCCTATAGGATCACGAACACGGGGACGCGGCAGGGCGCGGAGGCCTCGCAGGTCTACCTCACGCTGCCGCCGGAGGCGGGTCAGCCCTCGAAGCGGCTCGTCGGTTTCCAGAAGGTCGATCTCATGCCCGGCGAGAGCCGGCAGGTGACCGTCACCGTCGACGAGTCCGCGGCCAACCATCCGCTCTCGTACTGGGTGCCCGAGAAAGACGTTCCCGAGCCGGGCTGGGGACGGGGCGAGTGGAGAACGGCTCCAGGCAGCTACACCGTGCACGTCGGGACGTCGTCCGCGGAGACCCCGCTCCAGCAGGCGGTCTCCGTCGCTGCGGGGGTGCCGCGCCGGTAA
- a CDS encoding DsrE/DsrF/TusD sulfur relay family protein, whose protein sequence is MKFLIILNDPPYGTERSYNGLRLAGNLVTKHEQAEVDVFLMGDAVSCAKSGQTTPNGYYNLERMLKPVLRRGRVLLCGSCMEARGLKEAEMAEGARRSTLDELAQLTVAADKVIVF, encoded by the coding sequence GTGAAATTCCTCATCATCCTGAACGACCCGCCGTACGGCACCGAGCGCTCGTACAACGGCCTTCGCCTCGCCGGCAACCTCGTCACGAAGCACGAGCAGGCGGAGGTCGACGTCTTCCTCATGGGCGACGCGGTCTCCTGCGCGAAGTCGGGCCAGACGACCCCAAACGGCTACTACAACCTCGAGCGCATGCTGAAGCCCGTCCTGCGCCGCGGGCGCGTCCTGCTGTGCGGTAGCTGCATGGAGGCCCGTGGTCTCAAGGAAGCCGAGATGGCCGAAGGGGCGAGGCGAAGCACGCTGGACGAGCTGGCACAGCTCACGGTGGCGGCCGACAAGGTCATCGTGTTCTAG
- a CDS encoding NADPH-dependent FMN reductase, whose protein sequence is MTEIPFKDLAVYSYDYDADYPPVARTFKKAIADSDAILFVTPEYNRSMPGGLKNAIDWASRLWGQNSFTRKPCAIIGGSIGSIGTAVAQQSLRGVLAFCNAPGSAFQRTR, encoded by the coding sequence CTGACGGAGATCCCGTTCAAGGACCTGGCGGTCTACAGCTATGACTACGACGCCGACTACCCGCCGGTCGCGCGCACCTTCAAGAAGGCCATCGCCGACAGCGACGCGATCCTCTTCGTCACGCCGGAGTACAACCGCTCGATGCCGGGTGGCCTGAAGAACGCCATCGACTGGGCGAGCCGGCTGTGGGGACAGAACTCCTTCACGCGCAAGCCGTGCGCGATCATCGGCGGCTCCATCGGCTCCATCGGCACGGCCGTCGCGCAGCAAAGCCTCCGAGGCGTCCTAGCGTTCTGCAACGCGCCGGGCTCTGCTTTCCAACGAACTCGTTAG
- a CDS encoding response regulator → MIEPTGGVVMVIDDDEDWRELVVEFLSHAGFDAVGARHGREALARIGARTPDLIVLDLEMPVMSGWEFRREQLRDPRLAGVPVLVASSADPNGLPADGYLSKPYDAADLLRAIAGVRAASSLAA, encoded by the coding sequence ATGATCGAGCCGACTGGTGGCGTGGTGATGGTGATCGACGATGACGAGGACTGGCGAGAGCTCGTCGTCGAATTCCTCTCCCACGCCGGGTTCGATGCGGTCGGCGCAAGGCACGGGCGCGAGGCGCTCGCTCGCATCGGCGCGCGCACGCCCGACCTCATCGTGCTCGACCTGGAGATGCCGGTGATGTCGGGATGGGAGTTCCGCCGCGAACAGCTGCGCGATCCCAGGCTCGCGGGCGTTCCCGTCCTCGTCGCGTCGTCGGCGGATCCGAACGGACTCCCCGCGGACGGCTATCTCTCGAAGCCGTACGACGCAGCCGATCTGCTCCGCGCCATCGCCGGGGTCCGCGCGGCGAGCTCACTCGCGGCCTGA
- a CDS encoding alginate lyase family protein, whose product MIDGAHVSRVRDSLRRGEPQYREALAALEADAGRALALPPVSVTDEPVVPPSGDKHDYMSQAPYWWPDPSKPDGLPYVERDGERNPEIDRITDRQNLERLTRNVSTLGLAYYLTGREEFAEQLARFVRVWFLDEATRMNPHLEFAQGVPGVAEGRAAGIIESRFLPTIIDGVMLVEGSPAWTASDEEAFEEWMRSYLEWLLTSQKGRVQANRGNNQETWYRVQVVALALYTGETEAARTALLDGQAGIAGQFEPDGSQPRELSRTRAWDYSVFNLTAYMHLAALGERLDVDLWNFRTPTGSSLRQGVEYLVPFATGEEPFPHEQITEFRPSALHPVLRRAAVGFKEPRYRELAREIGGGTRRLELTLP is encoded by the coding sequence ATGATCGACGGGGCGCACGTCTCGCGGGTGCGGGACAGCTTGCGCCGGGGAGAACCGCAGTACAGGGAGGCGCTCGCCGCGCTCGAAGCAGATGCAGGCCGCGCGCTGGCGCTGCCGCCGGTATCCGTGACGGACGAGCCCGTCGTCCCGCCGAGCGGCGACAAGCACGACTACATGAGTCAGGCGCCGTACTGGTGGCCCGACCCGTCGAAGCCGGACGGCTTGCCGTACGTCGAGCGTGACGGGGAGCGAAACCCCGAGATCGACCGCATCACCGATCGGCAGAACCTCGAACGCCTCACCCGCAACGTCTCGACACTCGGGCTTGCGTATTACCTGACCGGCCGGGAGGAGTTCGCGGAGCAGCTGGCGCGGTTCGTCAGGGTCTGGTTCCTGGACGAGGCGACGCGGATGAACCCACACCTCGAATTTGCACAGGGCGTCCCGGGTGTCGCCGAAGGGCGCGCCGCCGGCATCATCGAGAGTCGGTTTCTGCCGACCATCATCGACGGCGTGATGCTGGTAGAGGGCTCGCCGGCGTGGACGGCGTCGGACGAGGAGGCGTTCGAGGAGTGGATGCGCTCATACCTGGAGTGGCTCCTCACGAGCCAGAAGGGCCGCGTGCAGGCGAACCGGGGTAACAACCAGGAGACCTGGTATCGAGTGCAAGTCGTCGCGCTCGCCCTCTACACGGGGGAGACCGAGGCGGCGCGGACGGCGCTCCTGGATGGGCAGGCGGGGATCGCGGGGCAGTTCGAACCGGACGGCAGCCAGCCACGCGAGCTCAGCCGCACGCGCGCCTGGGACTACAGCGTCTTCAACCTCACTGCGTACATGCACCTCGCGGCGCTCGGCGAGCGGCTGGACGTGGACCTGTGGAACTTCCGCACCCCGACGGGGAGCTCGCTGCGGCAAGGGGTCGAGTACCTCGTGCCGTTCGCGACGGGCGAGGAGCCCTTTCCGCACGAGCAGATCACGGAGTTCCGTCCTTCCGCCCTTCACCCCGTCCTCCGCCGGGCAGCAGTCGGCTTCAAGGAACCCAGGTACCGCGAGCTGGCGAGAGAGATCGGCGGCGGGACGCGACGACTGGAGTTGACGCTCCCCTGA